Part of the Rana temporaria chromosome 11, aRanTem1.1, whole genome shotgun sequence genome, gtgtgtggcagaaaactaacactgcacataaccttgaacacaccatccccactgtgaagcatggtggtggcagcatcatgtgatggggacgcttttcttcagcagggacagggaagctggtcagagttgatgggaagatggatggagacaaatacaggacaatctttgaagaaaacctgttagagtctacaaaagacttgagaccggggcagaggttcaccttccagcaggacaactaccctaaagtacagccagagctacaatggaatggtttagatcaaagcctattcatgtgttagaatggcccagtcacaatCCAGACATAAAAtctcattgagaatctgtggcaagattcaaaaattgctgttcacagacactctccatccaatctgacagagcttgagatattttacaaagaagaacgggcaaaaatgtccctctctagatgtgcaaagctggtagagacacccccaaaaagacttgcagctgcagTGAAAAacagttctacaaagtattgactccggggacTTGGAAACCACTGTTAATACAGTTGCTACATCAAAAACCAGAACAATCAATAATAATTACCTTATTATGTGTAATTTATTATTGATTGTTCTGTTTTTTGATATAGCAACTGTATTAACAGTGGTTTCCAAGTACCCTGAAGAAGCCCCAAGTGGCGAAACACGTCGGGAACAGATACCACACCACCAATATTTGCGAAAACAACAATTATGACCATATAAATGACAAGTTGTtgggttttatcattttttcaatGATGTTCTaataaaatgtgattttttttttttttttttacaataaagtagattttttttgttctattttcGGCATTGTTAAAATCCCACTAAAAAAATATCTCTTGTTATGTGAATATTCCAGATAATAAGTTGGCTTTTAAAATCCATTTAGGCATAAGAGTAGCTCACAGTattaaaaaatcaggaaaaaatgTTGTTGTCAGTCTCGGGTGTGAGGCCGGGTTGCTGAGAGGgcgccccttgcggctaagtgcacCGTACCCCTGGAGATGAGACAGGGAGTGCCGTGCCCAAAGGTGCACGGATTGCCGTTGCTGCTGCAGACCGGATAGATGCTAACAGAAGGTAACTGGGGTGCAGTGGCAGGTTTAAATAGACCGGGGAATGCTCCTACAATTGTCACGGCGTGCGCGCCCGTGCGCCGCAGTGTGCACGCTGAAGAACATGACTGGCGCGACCATGGCGGTTACTGGCGGAGTTGCCCACactacggccatttccctgacagttGTCAAGCTactgtaacaaaataaaaaagaggaCTTTAGAAAAAAGGACTTCTGAAATAATAGGATAGGGGTGAGGGCAAATCACtttgaccacttaaggaccgcctaacgccgatatatgtcggcagaatggcgaggctgggcacaggcacgtacctgtacatcgcctttaagagcccaggcgTGGGTcgcaaagctccgtgaccacgcccgcaggacccgcagacccgatcgccgccggtgtcccgcgatcgggtcacaggagctgaagaacgggaggaggtgagtgtaaacacgccttccccgttcttctctttggcagtgtcactgatcgtctattccctgtcatagggaacgacgatcagtgacgtcacacctacagccacgcccccctacaggtagaatcactcccttagggcacacttaaccccttagtgccccctagtggttaaccccttcactgccattgtaattttcacagtaatcagtgcatttttatagcacttttcgctgtgaaaatgacaatggtccaaataatttgtcaaaagtgtccgatgtgtccgccataatgtcgcagtcacaaaaaaaatcgctgatcgccgccattaatagtaaaaaaaaaatatttataaaaatgccataaaactttcccctattttgtaaacgctataacttttgcacatattggtccgggtcttaagtggttaaacatatccACCAAAGAAGAAGTTTCTTGGTTTTATAGATTCATTTAATGAACTTCCATATATAATACAACATGTTGCTTTCTGTTAGGTTCCAAAAGCTCAGTGCTCAGAAAGTTGTCTCCCAGGATATCGGAAAGTTCCCGGCTTCGCCATACAATCCTGTTGTCATAGTTGTGTCACGTGTGCATATGGAGAAATGTCCAATATTACAGGTAATGGGTATTAAATATTACTGGGGGGGTGTTATTTTTACCATCTGCTCTCCGGGGGAATTTGTACATTTTTCACATACATGATAAAATCAaaatgttttgctagaaaatggttcagaaacaatatatattttctaaaagcagagccccccctccccccctggagAATAAAGTGGtggctgttgcaattttttatgtcacatgatatatGGGAAAATGCAAattttcgggaaaaaaaatcaatttgaaTGAATTTTTGTGCgtacaaaaaaaagatattataTACAAATATTTTGTTAGACATAAAATATGTTGTTGCATTGAGTATATAGATACCAAACGTGCCAAGATTTAAAATTGAGAACAGCTccgaaatggcgacaaactacagagCCTAAAAATTATTCACGGGTGACACttttaaagcctttacaggttctTCATTTAAAGTTAATAGTGAGCagagtctgtctgactttttccatcggaaattccgatcgtgtgtatggggcattagtttATTAGATATTTGACAACTATTAATATCTGATTACGCCCATACGAGTAAACCAAGACAAGGTAAGTGCTCACAGTGATCattgattttattttgttttccagATAGTGAAAACTGCATGAAATGCCCCGATCATGAATGGCCAAATGAGAACAAAACACGCTGTATATCCAAACAATCAGAATTTCTTCCCTTCGCTGATGACACGCTCTCACTAGTATTTATAGTCGTCTCACTGTTGTGTTTTGGGAAGACTCTTCTAGTTCTCGTCGTTTTTATTTTACACCAGGACACGCCAGTTGTGAAAGCCAATAACAAGAGCCTCAGCTTCGTCCTCCTGGTCTCCATCATGTTGGGTTTCCTCTGTGTGTTCCTCTTCCTGGGTCGTCCTGTGGATGTAACCTGCTTGCTACGCCAAGTTTCCTTTGGAATTCTCTTTACAATAGCCGTATCTTCTGTATTGGCCAAGACTATTATGGTTTGCATTGCCTTCAAAGCCACCAAACCCAACAGCGTGTGGAGGAAATGGATTGGAGTAAAACTGCCCACCTGTATAGTCTTAGCTTGTTCCAATGTTCAGGTTATAATCTGTGTTAGTTGGTTGTCCATCTCTCCTCCCTTCCAGGAATTGGACACACACTCCTACCAGGAGAAGATCATCATTCAGTGTAACGAAGGGTCAGTTATCGGCTTCTACTCTGTCCTGGGGTATATGGGGATCCTGGCTGCTGTCAGTTTTATTATTGCTTTTTTTGCcaggacattaccggacagttttaatgaagccaaatacatcaccttcagcatgctggtgttctgcagtgtctggattgccatgatcccggcctatctgagcaccaAAGGGAAATACACGGTGGCTGTGGAGATATTCGCCATCCTGATTTCCAATAACGGTCTCTTATATTGTATATTTCTTACAAAATGCTTTTTAATTCTCTGTAGACCAGAACTGAATACAAAAGTCTATCTGCACAGTCAAAGAAATATATAAACTTTCTTTATTTAAAGACTTAAAAAAGTAgacagttatttatttatttattttattattattattttttaatttgttaaggttgcaaaaagtaaaatgacTTATTTAATTTCCACTTGTAGTGTAAGAgaacaattattaaaaaataagcaaATGTACATTATGTCAATCAAAtttcaaatatttaaaatatgttAAAGAATTCAATCATCAAGATATAAATGTTTCCAAATCACACAAACACGCCCATAAGACACACACATCTCTATCGGTGTCATAAAACTTAAAGTCTGAACTCCAGACAGATATGAAAGATACAAATTCTTGCAGCTCGTAAATAATAcagcattaaatgtattttttaaagatggattgaACGGCCCCCTGTTCAGTTCCCGGCAGAACTTTTAAAGATTGCTAAAGTTCGGAGCCATAtgacaaaccccattgaagtctatgggacccgaactgaGAAAATCCAAAgttcccattttgaaggcttgtatgcaagtaattgggcatacaattaTTATGGGGgtttgggtactgccctgggggacatgtatcaatgaaaaaaagtttgtaaaaaacataatttttaaatgtgcAGTGATTTAccgatgcttaaagtggaggttcacccgaaaagttaatttttaacattagattgaggctcattttgtcaaggggaatcgggtagtttttttaaaattgaagccgtacttaccgttttagagagcgatcttctccgccgcttccgggtttgggctgcgggactgggcgttcctatttgattgacaggcttccgacaggcttctgacggtcacaTCTATCgcttcacgattttccgaaagtagccgaacgtcgatgcgcaggcgccgtatagagctgcaccgacgttcggctttttccggctactcgtgacgcgatgtatgcgaccgtcggaagcctgtcggaagcctgtcaatcaaataggaacgcccagtcccgaagaccatacccggaagcggcggagaagatctatctctaaaacggtaagtacggcttcgattttaaaaaaaataccagattccccttgacaaaatgagcatcaatctaaggttaaaaaaaatttttttcgggtgaactcccgctttaaagtgaaactgTCAAAATAAGAAATaactataaaaatgaaaaattccttttaaatatAGTGACCTGGGTGaaccccttagtctg contains:
- the LOC120917410 gene encoding vomeronasal type-2 receptor 26-like; the protein is MAVTGGVAHTTAISLTVVKLLFQKLSAQKVVSQDIGKFPASPYNPVVIVVSRVHMEKCPILQVMDSENCMKCPDHEWPNENKTRCISKQSEFLPFADDTLSLVFIVVSLLCFGKTLLVLVVFILHQDTPVVKANNKSLSFVLLVSIMLGFLCVFLFLGRPVDVTCLLRQVSFGILFTIAVSSVLAKTIMVCIAFKATKPNSVWRKWIGVKLPTCIVLACSNVQVIICVSWLSISPPFQELDTHSYQEKIIIQCNEGSVIGFYSVLGYMGILAAVSFIIAFFARTLPDSFNEAKYITFSMLVFCSVWIAMIPAYLSTKGKYTVAVEIFAILISNNGLLYCIFLTKCFLILCRPELNTKVYLHSQRNI